A genomic segment from Dechloromonas denitrificans encodes:
- the trpD gene encoding anthranilate phosphoribosyltransferase, with protein MTPQAALQRVIEHREIFHDEMVSLMRQIMGGEVSPVMIAAIITGLRVKKETIGEIAAAATVMRELSTKVDVADTSRLVDTCGTGGDGAHTFNISTAAMFVAAAAGARIAKHGGRSVSSSSGSADVLEALGVNISLSPEQVAQCLAETGVGFMFAPNHHSAMKHAAPVRRELGVRTLFNILGPLTNPASAPHQVMGVFHPDLVGIQVRVLQRLGSQRALTVFGREGLDEISISGRTLIGELKDGRVTEYEVHPEDFNLPVHDPRSLQVANVEESKAMLLGALNNQPGAARDIVALNAGASIYVCGQAETLAAGVERAFELIASGAARGSLEAFIKTSRQFA; from the coding sequence ATGACCCCGCAAGCAGCGCTGCAGCGCGTCATCGAACATCGCGAAATCTTTCATGACGAAATGGTTTCGCTGATGCGCCAGATCATGGGCGGAGAAGTCTCTCCCGTCATGATCGCGGCCATCATCACCGGTTTGCGTGTCAAGAAGGAAACCATCGGCGAAATTGCGGCCGCGGCGACGGTCATGCGCGAATTGTCGACCAAGGTTGACGTGGCTGATACCAGTCGCCTGGTCGATACCTGTGGCACTGGCGGCGATGGGGCGCATACCTTCAATATTTCCACCGCCGCGATGTTCGTTGCCGCCGCAGCCGGCGCACGCATTGCGAAACACGGGGGCCGTTCGGTTTCCAGTTCGTCAGGCAGTGCCGATGTGCTGGAGGCGCTCGGCGTCAATATCAGCTTGTCGCCGGAACAAGTGGCGCAGTGTCTGGCTGAAACCGGTGTCGGATTCATGTTTGCCCCAAATCACCACAGTGCGATGAAGCATGCCGCACCGGTTCGTCGTGAGCTGGGCGTACGCACACTATTCAATATCCTTGGGCCGCTGACCAATCCGGCTAGCGCACCGCACCAGGTCATGGGGGTTTTTCACCCCGATCTGGTCGGGATTCAGGTGCGCGTATTGCAGCGCCTGGGCAGCCAGCGGGCGCTGACGGTTTTCGGGCGCGAAGGTCTGGATGAAATTTCGATTTCAGGTCGCACTCTGATTGGTGAGTTGAAAGATGGCCGCGTAACCGAATACGAGGTTCATCCGGAAGATTTCAACCTGCCGGTGCACGACCCGCGCAGTCTGCAGGTCGCCAATGTCGAAGAATCCAAGGCGATGCTGCTCGGCGCGCTGAACAATCAGCCCGGTGCGGCGCGCGACATCGTGGCCCTGAATGCCGGTGCCAGCATTTATGTCTGCGGGCAGGCTGAAACCCTGGCCGCAGGGGTGGAGCGAGCTTTTGAACTGATCGCCTCCGGGGCCGCTCGTGGCAGTCTTGAAGCATTCATCAAAACAAGCAGGCAATTTGCATGA
- a CDS encoding aminodeoxychorismate/anthranilate synthase component II — protein sequence MLLMIDNYDSFTYNIVQYFGELGQDVQVYRNDAITVAEIARLNPAYLVISPGPCAPAQAGISLAAIREFSGKIPLLGVCLGHQSIGEAFGGKIVHAKQLMHGKVSPVHHKDMGVFKGLPNPLTCTRYHSLAIERESLPDCLEITAWTDDGEIMGVRHKTLAVEGVQFHPESILTERGHDLLKNFLEEHKQ from the coding sequence ATGCTGCTGATGATCGATAACTACGACAGTTTTACCTACAACATCGTCCAGTATTTCGGCGAGCTTGGGCAGGATGTTCAGGTTTATCGCAACGATGCCATTACCGTGGCCGAGATTGCCCGGCTCAATCCCGCCTATCTGGTGATTTCGCCTGGCCCTTGCGCGCCGGCCCAGGCGGGCATTTCGCTGGCCGCGATTCGCGAGTTTTCCGGCAAGATCCCGCTGCTCGGCGTCTGCCTTGGTCATCAGTCGATTGGCGAAGCCTTCGGTGGCAAGATTGTGCACGCCAAGCAACTGATGCACGGCAAGGTTTCCCCGGTCCACCATAAAGATATGGGTGTTTTCAAAGGGCTGCCGAATCCGCTGACCTGCACCCGCTATCACTCGCTGGCCATCGAGCGCGAGAGCTTGCCGGATTGTCTTGAAATCACGGCGTGGACCGATGACGGCGAAATCATGGGCGTCCGCCACAAGACGCTGGCCGTCGAGGGGGTTCAGTTCCATCCGGAATCGATCCTGACCGAGCGTGGCCACGATCTGCTGAAAAATTTCCTTGAGGAACACAAGCAATGA
- a CDS encoding glycosyltransferase family 2 protein: protein MSAAISIPPHSLSIVVPFYNEEDNIAPLVKRVHEALEGYDHPWELVLVDDGSSDATVERALQSAKEYGPHVRIVELTRNFKQTAAMQAGIDAARGDVIVTMDGDLQNDPVDIPRMVARLINEDLDLVAGWRQNRQDGLFLRKIPSKIANKLIARMTGVHLRDYGCSLKAFRGSVIKSVRLYGEMHRFIPAWLATVTTPRRIAQEPTTHHARTAGVSKYGISRTFRVILDLIAVYFFMRFRARPGHFFGGIGLGLTGLSGLVLAWLAWVKFGLGEAIGGRPLLIVAIGGLIAGVHFITTGVLSELLARIYFESGTIRSYSARPERALAADEGWHKAT from the coding sequence ATGAGCGCCGCTATTTCCATTCCCCCGCACAGCCTTTCCATCGTCGTTCCGTTCTACAACGAGGAAGACAACATTGCCCCGCTGGTCAAGCGCGTGCATGAAGCGCTGGAAGGCTACGATCATCCTTGGGAACTGGTGCTGGTCGATGACGGCAGCAGCGATGCCACCGTCGAACGTGCCCTGCAATCGGCCAAGGAATATGGTCCGCACGTGCGCATTGTCGAACTGACGCGCAACTTCAAGCAGACCGCCGCCATGCAGGCCGGCATCGATGCGGCGCGCGGCGACGTGATCGTGACGATGGACGGCGATTTGCAGAACGACCCGGTCGACATCCCGCGCATGGTCGCCCGCCTGATCAACGAAGACCTCGACCTGGTCGCCGGCTGGCGCCAGAACCGTCAGGATGGCCTGTTCCTGCGCAAGATTCCGTCCAAGATCGCCAACAAGCTGATCGCCCGGATGACCGGCGTGCATCTGCGCGATTACGGCTGCAGCCTCAAGGCTTTCCGCGGCAGCGTGATCAAGAGCGTGCGCCTGTACGGCGAAATGCACCGTTTCATCCCGGCCTGGCTGGCTACCGTAACGACACCGCGCCGCATCGCCCAAGAACCGACGACACACCATGCTCGCACCGCGGGCGTCTCGAAATACGGCATTTCGCGCACTTTCCGCGTCATTCTCGATTTGATCGCCGTGTACTTCTTCATGCGCTTCCGCGCCCGCCCCGGCCACTTCTTCGGCGGTATCGGCCTCGGCCTGACCGGCCTTTCCGGTCTCGTGCTGGCCTGGCTGGCCTGGGTCAAATTTGGTCTGGGCGAAGCCATCGGCGGCCGTCCGCTGTTGATCGTCGCAATTGGCGGCCTGATTGCCGGCGTGCACTTCATCACCACCGGTGTGCTGTCCGAACTGCTGGCCCGCATCTACTTCGAATCCGGCACCATCCGCTCTTATTCGGCTCGCCCGGAACGAGCACTGGCGGCTGACGAAGGCTGGCACAAGGCAACGTGA
- a CDS encoding glycosyltransferase family 39 protein, with translation MNSAVDAGFANKSGIKLLVGLGLILIAWRFWVVSQLGITLYIDEAQYWTWAQHLDWGYFSKPPGIAALIAASTALFGDGLLGTKALAMLCYPAAAAACWAIARRLYDERTAFWSAIAVLTLPMFSWLGLFVSTDALLTLFWTLALLAYLRALDSDAWSDWLLLGALCGLGLLSKYTMAAWLGAAFLHLLAFHRPRLASAKPWLAAGLALAILSPNLYWNVANDFPTLKHTADITLNKKAGGGFKALGEFWAAQWISFGPILGSVFFILLAQVRQSWRDDRPRLLLWFALPLWIVVSAQAMKSSANANWAAPAFAPAAIAAVAWLLQRNRQRLLIIGLAINIAVVGLVYYWPQVLATFDVQNPAKKSPFSRAQGWDELGRQLHPLLQANPDAVLIADNRTLLAHMLYELRDLKPAAASWNPSGIASDHYKLTTDLRPWIGKNAILITQDPADQIASRFAAVDKLATLKAPLDSQTTRDMDVYLLRDFKGY, from the coding sequence GTGAATAGCGCGGTCGACGCCGGATTTGCAAACAAATCCGGCATCAAGCTACTCGTCGGCCTCGGCCTCATCCTGATCGCCTGGCGCTTCTGGGTCGTCTCGCAACTCGGCATCACGCTGTACATTGACGAAGCGCAATACTGGACCTGGGCCCAGCACCTCGACTGGGGCTATTTCTCCAAACCACCCGGCATTGCCGCACTGATTGCCGCCTCAACCGCCCTGTTCGGCGACGGACTGCTCGGCACCAAGGCGCTGGCCATGCTCTGCTACCCGGCTGCGGCCGCCGCCTGCTGGGCCATCGCCCGTCGTCTCTACGACGAACGCACGGCATTCTGGTCAGCCATCGCCGTGCTGACCCTGCCGATGTTCTCCTGGCTCGGCCTATTCGTTTCAACCGATGCGCTGCTCACCCTGTTCTGGACGCTGGCCCTGCTCGCCTACCTGCGCGCGCTGGACAGCGATGCCTGGAGCGACTGGCTGCTACTCGGCGCCCTCTGCGGCCTCGGCCTGCTCTCGAAATACACGATGGCCGCCTGGCTCGGCGCCGCCTTCCTGCACCTGCTTGCTTTCCATCGCCCGCGCCTGGCCTCGGCCAAACCCTGGCTGGCAGCCGGACTGGCGCTGGCCATCCTGTCGCCGAATCTTTACTGGAACGTCGCCAACGATTTCCCGACACTGAAACACACCGCCGACATCACGCTCAACAAGAAAGCCGGCGGCGGCTTCAAGGCACTGGGCGAGTTCTGGGCGGCACAATGGATTTCCTTCGGCCCGATCCTCGGCAGCGTATTTTTCATTCTGCTGGCGCAAGTCCGCCAAAGCTGGCGCGATGACCGGCCACGCCTGCTGCTCTGGTTCGCACTGCCGCTGTGGATCGTCGTTTCAGCCCAGGCCATGAAGAGTAGCGCCAACGCCAACTGGGCCGCGCCGGCCTTCGCCCCGGCTGCGATTGCCGCCGTCGCCTGGCTGCTCCAACGCAATCGGCAACGCCTGCTGATCATCGGCCTGGCGATCAATATTGCCGTGGTCGGGCTGGTCTATTACTGGCCCCAGGTGCTGGCAACATTCGACGTCCAGAATCCGGCCAAAAAGAGCCCCTTCAGCCGGGCACAAGGCTGGGACGAATTGGGCCGCCAGTTGCATCCGCTGCTCCAGGCCAATCCCGACGCCGTGCTGATCGCCGACAACCGCACCCTGCTCGCTCACATGCTCTACGAATTGCGCGACCTCAAACCGGCCGCTGCCAGTTGGAACCCGAGCGGCATCGCCAGCGACCATTACAAGCTGACCACCGATCTGCGCCCGTGGATCGGCAAGAATGCCATCTTGATCACCCAGGACCCGGCCGACCAGATTGCCAGCCGCTTTGCCGCGGTCGACAAGCTGGCGACACTGAAAGCGCCGCTCGATAGCCAGACAACGCGCGATATGGATGTTTACCTGCTCCGTGACTTCAAGGGCTACTGA
- a CDS encoding phosphatase PAP2 family protein, translating to MTSRATELRFALAAFGLLAVLFIAVPQIDLAASALFYRGNGLWALNREDLWLAIPYRGLPWLGQGLLVSLLLLWLLGFSKRFPAIRARRLTYGFLLAGALAGPILLVDATLKEHSGRTRPVNIEQFGGNKQFTPAFIPADQCQQNCSFVSGHVATASFIMAFGWLSAPAVRRRWLLASLAFGGVFALVRMVPGGHFLSDTLFAWFATYFSLWLTEWLFGKLGWLPRRSD from the coding sequence GTGACTTCAAGGGCTACTGAACTTCGCTTCGCACTGGCCGCATTCGGCCTGCTTGCGGTGCTCTTCATCGCCGTACCGCAGATCGATCTCGCGGCCAGTGCGCTGTTTTATCGCGGTAACGGCCTGTGGGCGCTGAATCGCGAGGATCTGTGGCTGGCCATTCCCTATCGCGGGCTGCCGTGGCTCGGCCAGGGCTTGCTGGTGTCTCTGCTGCTGCTTTGGCTGCTCGGCTTCTCAAAGCGCTTCCCGGCCATCCGGGCGCGCCGCCTGACTTACGGATTCTTACTCGCCGGCGCACTGGCCGGGCCGATCCTGCTGGTCGACGCAACGCTCAAGGAGCATTCCGGACGGACGCGGCCGGTCAATATCGAGCAGTTCGGCGGCAACAAGCAATTCACGCCGGCTTTCATCCCGGCCGACCAATGCCAGCAAAACTGTTCGTTTGTCAGCGGCCACGTCGCCACGGCTTCGTTCATCATGGCCTTCGGCTGGCTCAGCGCGCCGGCCGTGCGGCGTCGCTGGCTGCTCGCCAGCCTGGCGTTCGGCGGCGTCTTCGCGCTGGTTCGCATGGTGCCGGGTGGCCATTTCCTGTCCGACACCCTCTTTGCCTGGTTTGCAACCTACTTCAGCCTGTGGCTGACCGAGTGGCTGTTCGGCAAGCTTGGCTGGCTGCCGCGGCGCTCAGATTAG
- a CDS encoding sigma-54-dependent transcriptional regulator, producing MKPQLSVLLIEDDPNVRLGCEQAMQLAGIAVEAVASAEEAQRRIDADFPGIIVTDMRLPGIDGMALLRWVNQLTPDLPVIIITGHGDVTLAVEAMRSGAYDFMQKPFSTGDLVEVVRRALEKRELVLEVESLRRRLDHRDDLEARLIGRSPQMAKVRQLILDVADAAVDVLIFGETGTGKEMVARCLHDLSRPGQENYVALNCGGMADSLLDSELFGHEPGAFTGAQKRRIGKVEYASGGTLFLDEVESMPMAMQIKLLRVLQERVVERLGSNQLIPVACRVVAATKEDLKLLSDQQKFRADLYYRLNVVRIELPPLRERREDIPALYDEFLLQAAKRYNRPPPELTSAHLRKLMAQDWPGNIRELRNAADCHALGIGRDKVELGGSGAAQSLTEAVENYERVLIANELTRQEGNIARTSEALKVARTTLHDKLKKYGLI from the coding sequence ATGAAACCGCAACTTTCCGTCCTGCTGATCGAAGATGATCCGAATGTTCGCCTGGGTTGCGAACAGGCCATGCAGTTGGCCGGCATCGCTGTCGAGGCCGTGGCTTCGGCCGAAGAAGCGCAGCGCCGGATCGATGCCGATTTTCCCGGCATCATCGTCACCGACATGCGCTTGCCCGGCATCGACGGTATGGCCTTGTTGCGCTGGGTCAACCAACTGACGCCGGATTTGCCGGTGATCATCATTACCGGTCATGGTGATGTGACCCTGGCGGTTGAGGCGATGCGCTCCGGGGCCTACGATTTCATGCAGAAGCCGTTTTCGACCGGCGATCTGGTCGAGGTGGTGCGTCGGGCGCTGGAGAAGCGCGAATTGGTGCTTGAGGTCGAGTCGCTGCGCCGCCGTCTTGATCACCGTGATGATCTCGAGGCCCGCTTGATCGGTCGCTCGCCGCAAATGGCCAAGGTTCGCCAGTTGATCCTCGATGTGGCCGATGCCGCGGTCGACGTGCTGATTTTCGGCGAAACGGGGACTGGCAAGGAAATGGTCGCCCGCTGCCTGCATGATCTGTCGCGCCCCGGCCAGGAAAACTACGTGGCCCTGAACTGCGGCGGCATGGCCGACAGCCTGCTCGACAGCGAATTGTTCGGCCATGAGCCGGGTGCGTTTACCGGCGCGCAAAAACGGCGCATCGGCAAGGTTGAATACGCCAGTGGCGGTACGCTCTTCCTTGATGAAGTCGAATCGATGCCGATGGCGATGCAGATCAAGTTGCTGCGTGTGTTGCAGGAGCGGGTCGTCGAACGTCTCGGTTCGAATCAGTTGATCCCGGTGGCTTGCCGCGTTGTGGCCGCGACCAAGGAAGATCTCAAGCTGTTGTCGGACCAGCAGAAGTTTCGCGCCGACCTGTATTACCGCCTCAACGTCGTACGCATCGAACTGCCGCCGCTGCGCGAGCGGCGCGAAGACATTCCGGCGCTCTACGATGAATTCCTGCTCCAGGCGGCCAAGCGCTATAACCGGCCGCCGCCGGAACTGACCTCGGCCCATCTACGCAAGCTGATGGCACAGGACTGGCCGGGCAATATCCGCGAATTGCGCAACGCCGCCGACTGCCATGCGCTGGGTATCGGGCGCGACAAGGTCGAACTGGGCGGCAGTGGTGCCGCGCAGTCGCTGACCGAAGCCGTGGAAAACTACGAGCGGGTGTTGATCGCCAATGAACTGACGCGCCAGGAAGGCAATATTGCGCGAACCAGCGAGGCGCTCAAGGTGGCGCGCACGACGCTGCACGACAAGCTGAAGAAATACGGCCTAATCTGA
- a CDS encoding sensor histidine kinase, translating to MAAHSMTDSPPSIPVSLQRPHRALGVAAMLVLFLLTALLAYQTSERQGFRQMRDEASHQLDVLAAAIDSEVTRHASIPSAVELNPDVLALLRAPEERQDVLQPAANRFLQKLNDHLGGPAIFVLDTRGRVVASSDWIFSRNMLDADLSYMPFFKGAVAGMPERHYAVDNVRNEVGYYFALPIRDELNDWKVIGIAVVKSGLRELERRWLAQEAPALIVDNNGIVLLASPPEWRYATIQPKSPDVLAKVSREQFAGQALGTTSLDIAIDAAQEGTVVRLSKHLKPDNGPLQGARSYLALSRHLPGTAWRIVVFSDLRPVMIQASTHAALATAASGCLLLWLLYLNQRRRLQRGREEAQAMLEQANQELERNVEARTADLSDAVTRLQREVAERQRAEQTLRAAQDELVQAGKLAVLGQMATGITHELSQPLGAIRTLSANAVEFMHRGDMATAEKNLGIVGQLTEQMGGIITPLKTFARKSPAVPAAVDVRQAVDSALFLFEQRLRKQNVAVDRQFGPDSWIAWCDQNRLQQVLVNLIGNAIDAMADEPERRLSFSVERASSGQLALAVSDSGSGFTEAALEHLFEPFFTTKQPGEGLGLGLAISRDILRDFGGDLMAGPAPGGGARFVVLLPAFSGDSVAEEY from the coding sequence ATGGCCGCCCATTCCATGACTGATTCCCCGCCGAGCATTCCGGTCAGCCTGCAACGGCCACACCGCGCCCTGGGCGTGGCGGCGATGCTGGTCCTTTTCCTGCTGACTGCCTTGCTGGCCTACCAAACCTCCGAACGTCAGGGGTTTCGCCAGATGCGCGACGAAGCCAGCCACCAGCTCGATGTGCTGGCGGCGGCGATCGATAGCGAAGTGACCCGGCACGCGTCGATTCCCAGCGCCGTCGAACTGAATCCCGATGTGCTGGCCCTGTTGCGTGCGCCGGAGGAAAGGCAGGACGTGCTGCAGCCGGCGGCCAATCGTTTCCTCCAGAAACTCAATGACCATCTCGGTGGCCCGGCGATTTTCGTGCTCGATACGCGTGGTCGCGTGGTCGCATCGAGCGACTGGATTTTTTCGCGCAACATGCTTGATGCCGACCTGTCCTACATGCCTTTCTTCAAGGGGGCGGTGGCCGGCATGCCGGAGCGGCACTACGCGGTCGACAACGTGCGCAACGAAGTCGGCTATTACTTTGCTTTGCCGATTCGCGATGAGCTGAATGACTGGAAGGTGATCGGCATTGCCGTCGTCAAGTCGGGCCTGCGTGAACTTGAGCGTCGCTGGCTGGCGCAGGAGGCGCCGGCGCTGATTGTCGACAACAACGGCATCGTCCTGCTCGCTTCGCCGCCGGAATGGCGCTATGCCACGATCCAGCCCAAGTCGCCCGATGTGCTGGCCAAGGTCAGCCGCGAGCAGTTCGCCGGTCAGGCGCTGGGAACGACCTCGCTCGATATTGCGATCGATGCCGCCCAGGAGGGGACGGTAGTTCGTCTTTCAAAACACTTGAAACCGGATAACGGCCCGCTGCAGGGGGCGCGTTCCTATCTGGCGCTGAGTCGCCATCTGCCCGGCACGGCCTGGCGCATCGTGGTGTTTTCGGATTTGCGCCCGGTGATGATCCAGGCCTCGACGCATGCCGCGCTGGCCACGGCAGCCAGTGGCTGCCTGCTGCTCTGGTTGCTTTATCTCAATCAGCGACGGCGCTTGCAGCGCGGGCGGGAAGAGGCGCAAGCCATGCTTGAGCAGGCCAACCAGGAGCTGGAGCGCAATGTCGAGGCGCGCACGGCCGATCTTTCCGACGCCGTGACGCGGCTGCAGCGCGAAGTCGCCGAGCGTCAGCGCGCCGAGCAAACCCTGCGTGCCGCGCAGGACGAGCTGGTCCAGGCCGGCAAGCTCGCCGTGCTCGGCCAGATGGCGACCGGCATCACGCACGAACTCAGCCAGCCGCTCGGGGCGATTCGCACCTTGTCGGCCAATGCCGTCGAATTCATGCATCGCGGCGATATGGCGACGGCCGAAAAGAACCTCGGCATCGTCGGGCAACTGACCGAGCAGATGGGCGGCATCATCACGCCGCTCAAGACCTTTGCCCGCAAATCGCCGGCCGTGCCGGCCGCGGTGGACGTGCGGCAAGCCGTCGATAGCGCGCTCTTTTTGTTCGAGCAGCGCCTGCGCAAGCAGAATGTCGCGGTCGACCGCCAATTTGGCCCGGATTCATGGATCGCCTGGTGCGACCAGAATCGTTTGCAGCAGGTGCTGGTCAACCTGATCGGCAATGCGATCGATGCGATGGCCGACGAGCCGGAGCGACGCCTCAGCTTCTCGGTCGAGCGCGCCTCTTCCGGGCAGTTGGCGCTGGCCGTCAGTGACAGCGGCAGTGGTTTTACCGAAGCGGCGCTGGAACATCTGTTCGAGCCATTTTTCACAACCAAGCAACCCGGCGAGGGGCTGGGCCTCGGGCTGGCCATTTCACGCGATATCCTGCGCGACTTCGGGGGTGACCTGATGGCCGGTCCAGCACCTGGCGGCGGGGCGCGCTTTGTCGTTCTGTTGCCGGCGTTTTCCGGCGATTCTGTGGCTGAGGAATATTGA
- a CDS encoding amino acid ABC transporter ATP-binding protein, with protein MIKIANVSKNYGTFDVLKDCSTTVNKGEVVVVCGPSGSGKSTLIKCVNGLEPFQSGEIIVNGTSVGDPKTNLSKLRSHVGMVFQHFELFPHMSITENLAIAQIKVLKRSKEEAMDKGLKLLDRVGLKAHAHKFPGQLSGGQQQRVAIARALAMDPICMLFDEPTSALDPEMINEVLDVMTELAQEGMTMMCVTHEMGFAKRVAHRVIFMDHGRIVEDDSKDAFFANPRSERAQQFLAKILQH; from the coding sequence ATGATCAAGATTGCAAATGTCAGCAAGAATTACGGTACCTTCGATGTCCTCAAGGATTGCAGCACCACGGTCAACAAGGGCGAAGTGGTCGTTGTCTGCGGCCCGTCCGGCTCGGGCAAGTCGACGCTGATCAAGTGCGTCAACGGCCTCGAACCGTTTCAGTCCGGTGAAATCATCGTCAACGGCACCTCGGTCGGCGATCCGAAAACCAATCTCTCCAAGCTGCGCTCCCACGTCGGCATGGTCTTCCAGCATTTCGAACTCTTTCCGCACATGAGCATTACCGAGAATCTGGCGATTGCTCAGATCAAGGTGCTCAAGCGCAGCAAGGAAGAGGCGATGGACAAGGGCCTCAAACTGCTCGACCGCGTTGGCCTCAAGGCGCATGCCCACAAGTTCCCCGGCCAGTTGTCCGGTGGCCAGCAGCAGCGTGTGGCGATTGCCCGGGCGCTGGCGATGGACCCGATTTGCATGCTGTTCGATGAGCCGACCTCGGCGCTCGACCCGGAAATGATCAACGAAGTGCTCGACGTGATGACCGAGCTGGCGCAGGAAGGCATGACCATGATGTGCGTGACGCACGAAATGGGCTTCGCCAAGCGCGTCGCGCACCGCGTCATCTTCATGGATCACGGCCGTATCGTCGAAGACGACAGCAAGGATGCCTTCTTCGCCAACCCGCGCTCCGAACGCGCCCAGCAGTTCCTCGCCAAGATCCTGCAGCACTGA
- the gltK gene encoding glutamate/aspartate ABC transporter permease GltK — protein sequence MYEFDWSSIPGALPFLWDGMKISLEITALAVVIGIVWGTLLAMMRLSPIKAVSLFAAGYVNLFRAVPLVMVLLWFFLIVPKALEQLFGLPSGTDMRLTSAMIGFALFEAAYYSEIIRAGIQSVPKGQIGASYALGMTYSQAMRLVILPQAFRNMVPLLLTQGIILFQDTSLVYVSALADFFGAAYKVGDRDGRLVEMLLFAGLVYFVICFSASQLVKHLQKKYHPA from the coding sequence ATGTACGAATTCGACTGGTCTTCGATTCCCGGCGCCTTGCCCTTCCTTTGGGACGGCATGAAAATTTCGCTGGAAATTACCGCGCTCGCCGTCGTCATCGGCATTGTCTGGGGCACCTTGCTGGCCATGATGCGTCTGTCGCCGATCAAGGCGGTTTCCTTGTTCGCCGCCGGTTACGTCAATCTGTTCCGCGCCGTGCCGCTGGTCATGGTGTTGCTCTGGTTCTTCCTGATCGTGCCCAAGGCGCTTGAGCAACTGTTCGGTTTGCCGAGCGGCACCGACATGCGCCTGACCTCGGCGATGATCGGCTTTGCGCTGTTCGAGGCGGCCTACTACTCCGAAATCATCCGGGCCGGCATCCAGAGCGTGCCGAAGGGCCAGATCGGCGCTTCCTACGCGCTCGGCATGACCTACAGCCAGGCGATGCGCCTGGTGATCCTGCCGCAGGCTTTCCGCAACATGGTGCCGCTGCTCCTGACGCAAGGGATCATCCTGTTCCAGGACACCTCGCTGGTTTATGTCTCGGCCCTGGCCGACTTCTTCGGCGCTGCCTACAAGGTGGGTGATCGCGACGGTCGACTGGTTGAAATGCTGCTTTTTGCCGGCCTCGTCTATTTCGTTATCTGCTTCTCTGCTTCGCAACTCGTGAAGCATCTCCAGAAAAAATATCATCCGGCCTGA
- a CDS encoding amino acid ABC transporter permease, whose product MNYQWNWGVFLQPSASGDDTYLGWMLAGFKMTITLSLTAWVLALLLGALVGVLRTVPNKVLAGLATAYVELFRNIPLLVQLFIWYFVLPELLPTAIGDAYKQSNPVFQQFLAAMVCLGLFTSARVAEQIRSGINSLPKGQKNAGLALGFTLPQTYRFVMLPMAFRLVVPPLTSEFLNIFKNSAVCSTIGLLELAAQGRQLVDYTAQPYESFIAVTIAYVLINVTVMFLMRKVEHRIAVPGYIGGK is encoded by the coding sequence ATGAATTACCAATGGAACTGGGGCGTTTTCCTGCAGCCAAGTGCGAGCGGTGATGACACCTATCTCGGCTGGATGCTGGCCGGCTTCAAAATGACCATCACGCTGTCGTTGACCGCGTGGGTCCTGGCCTTGCTGCTCGGTGCGCTGGTCGGGGTGCTGCGCACCGTGCCGAACAAGGTGCTGGCCGGTCTGGCGACTGCTTACGTCGAGCTTTTTCGCAATATTCCGCTGCTCGTCCAGCTGTTCATCTGGTATTTCGTGTTGCCCGAGTTGTTGCCGACCGCGATTGGCGATGCCTACAAGCAGTCGAATCCGGTCTTCCAGCAGTTCCTGGCAGCGATGGTCTGCCTCGGCTTGTTTACCAGCGCCCGCGTCGCCGAGCAGATTCGCTCCGGCATCAATTCGCTGCCCAAGGGGCAGAAGAATGCCGGCCTGGCGCTCGGCTTCACGTTGCCGCAAACCTATCGTTTCGTGATGCTGCCGATGGCTTTCCGCCTGGTCGTTCCGCCGCTGACTTCCGAGTTCCTCAATATTTTCAAGAATTCCGCCGTCTGCTCGACCATCGGTCTGCTTGAACTGGCTGCCCAGGGTCGCCAACTGGTCGATTACACGGCGCAGCCCTACGAATCCTTCATCGCGGTGACCATCGCCTATGTGCTGATCAACGTCACCGTGATGTTCCTGATGCGCAAGGTCGAGCACCGCATTGCCGTGCCCGGCTATATCGGAGGCAAATAA